A stretch of the Streptosporangium sp. NBC_01755 genome encodes the following:
- a CDS encoding DUF58 domain-containing protein, which translates to MTSGLKALTARGRSFIASGVAALLCAFILGEHDLLRIGVLIVSLPLLAAMVVARTRYRLSCARRLDPPRAEVGSEATVTLRLENVTRLPTGLLMIEDTVPYALGARPRFVLDRVESQGIREIDYRVRSDLRGRFTIGPLSIRISDPFGLVELTRSFTISDTLMVTPQVVALPHVRLSGEWTGGGDSRTRSIAAAGDDDVAPREYRQGDDLRRVHWRSTARHGELMVRREEQQWQSRGALLLDTRRYAHRGEGPRSSFEAAVSAAASIGVHLAHEGLGLRLVTDQGAEHLTDSGLSLSLLDTLAVVRTSGARSLEYGVGALRQGGGDGLIVAVLGRMDLDQAQELSRARHGNVTGVAVMLDVAGWEHPELGEDEEFQAARAVLTGTGWRVVRLAAGASVASVWQDAAQRGRSVASRGGI; encoded by the coding sequence GTGACCTCCGGCCTCAAGGCGCTCACCGCCCGTGGCCGGTCCTTCATCGCGTCCGGCGTCGCGGCGCTGCTGTGCGCCTTCATCCTCGGCGAGCACGACCTACTCAGGATCGGTGTACTGATCGTCTCGCTGCCGCTGCTGGCGGCCATGGTGGTCGCCCGCACCCGCTACCGGCTGAGCTGCGCGCGGCGTCTGGATCCGCCCAGGGCCGAGGTGGGCAGCGAGGCCACCGTGACACTGCGTCTGGAGAACGTCACGCGGCTGCCGACCGGCCTGCTGATGATCGAGGACACCGTTCCCTACGCCCTCGGCGCCCGGCCCAGGTTCGTGCTGGACCGGGTGGAGTCGCAGGGCATCCGGGAGATCGACTATCGGGTCCGCTCCGACCTGCGCGGCCGCTTCACCATCGGCCCGCTCTCCATCCGGATCAGCGACCCCTTCGGCCTGGTCGAGCTGACCAGGTCGTTCACCATCAGCGACACGCTGATGGTGACGCCCCAGGTGGTGGCACTGCCCCACGTCCGTCTGTCCGGCGAGTGGACGGGCGGCGGTGACAGCCGTACCAGAAGCATCGCGGCGGCGGGGGACGACGACGTCGCCCCGCGCGAGTACCGGCAGGGCGACGACCTGCGGCGGGTGCACTGGCGCTCGACCGCCAGGCACGGCGAACTGATGGTGCGGCGCGAGGAGCAGCAGTGGCAGAGCAGGGGTGCGCTGCTGCTGGACACACGGCGATACGCCCACCGGGGCGAGGGTCCACGCTCGTCGTTCGAGGCCGCGGTCTCGGCCGCGGCCTCCATCGGCGTGCACCTGGCCCACGAGGGGCTCGGCCTGCGCCTGGTCACCGATCAGGGGGCCGAGCACCTCACCGACAGCGGGCTGAGCCTGTCGCTGCTGGACACCCTGGCCGTCGTGCGGACCAGCGGGGCACGGTCGCTGGAGTACGGCGTCGGCGCGCTGCGCCAGGGCGGCGGCGACGGGCTGATCGTGGCAGTGCTCGGCAGGATGGACCTCGACCAGGCCCAGGAACTGTCCAGGGCCAGGCACGGCAACGTGACCGGCGTGGCCGTGATGCTGGACGTGGCGGGATGGGAGCATCCCGAACTCGGCGAGGACGAGGAGTTCCAGGCGGCGCGGGCGGTGTTGACGGGGACGGGCTGGCGCGTCGTGCGACTGGCCGCCGGCGCCTCCGTCGCAAGCGTGTGGCAGGACGCCGCGCAGCGCGGGCGATCCGTGGCGAGCAGGGGCGGCATATGA
- a CDS encoding AAA family ATPase, translating to MAVTHDVSPQLDDLVVTAHRIRQSIESVIEGKSDVVRLTLTVLLAEGHLLIEDVPGVGKTMLAKALARSIDCPVRRVQFTPDLLPSDITGVSAYNQQTREFEFKPGPVFANIVVGDEINRASPKTQSALLECMEEHQVTVDGATYRLDSPFMVIATQNPIEMEGTYPLPEAQRDRFTARIAMGYPAPSAELEMLDVHGAASPLDKLEPVATTEEVRALIEAVRGVYVSQPIKKYAIDLVTATRQSPDLRLGASPRSTLQLVRAARAHAALAGRDYVIPDDLQELCVPVLAHRLLPSIEAQGQRRLPEQVVADLVRRVPVPEVQAR from the coding sequence GTGGCAGTAACCCATGACGTCTCACCGCAGCTCGATGATCTTGTTGTCACCGCGCACCGGATCCGCCAGTCGATCGAATCGGTGATCGAAGGCAAGAGCGACGTCGTCCGCCTGACCTTGACCGTACTACTCGCCGAGGGCCACCTGCTCATCGAGGACGTGCCCGGCGTCGGCAAGACAATGCTCGCCAAGGCGCTGGCGCGCTCCATCGACTGCCCGGTGCGCCGCGTGCAGTTCACCCCCGACCTGTTGCCGAGCGACATCACCGGAGTGAGCGCCTACAACCAGCAGACCAGGGAGTTCGAGTTCAAGCCGGGCCCGGTCTTCGCCAACATCGTGGTGGGTGACGAGATCAACCGGGCCTCGCCGAAGACCCAGTCGGCGCTGCTGGAGTGCATGGAGGAGCACCAGGTCACGGTCGACGGGGCGACCTACCGGCTGGACTCCCCCTTCATGGTGATCGCGACGCAGAACCCGATCGAGATGGAGGGCACCTACCCCCTGCCCGAGGCTCAGCGCGACCGGTTCACCGCCAGGATCGCGATGGGATATCCGGCCCCCTCCGCGGAGCTGGAGATGCTCGACGTGCACGGCGCCGCCTCCCCGCTGGACAAGCTGGAGCCGGTGGCCACCACGGAAGAGGTGCGTGCGCTGATCGAGGCGGTGCGCGGGGTCTACGTCTCCCAGCCGATCAAGAAGTACGCGATCGACCTGGTGACCGCCACCCGCCAGTCCCCCGACCTGAGGCTGGGCGCCTCCCCTCGCTCGACCCTGCAACTGGTCAGGGCCGCGCGGGCGCACGCGGCGCTCGCCGGCCGCGACTACGTCATCCCCGACGACCTGCAGGAGTTGTGCGTCCCCGTGCTGGCGCACCGGCTGCTGCCCAGCATCGAGGCCCAGGGGCAGCGCCGCCTCCCCGAGCAGGTGGTCGCCGACCTGGTCCGCCGGGTTCCCGTCCCCGAGGTCCAGGCCCGGTGA
- the mraZ gene encoding division/cell wall cluster transcriptional repressor MraZ: MFLGTHHPRLDEKGRLFLPAKYREELAEGLVITKGQERCLYLFPVEEFQRITEALRNAPVTAKAVRDYSRVLFAGASDEVADKQGRITVPQALREYAGLCRDCVVIGANTRLEIWDAHAWSIYLADQEQAFADLSEEVLPGIL, translated from the coding sequence ATGTTCCTCGGCACTCACCACCCGCGTCTTGATGAGAAGGGACGGCTGTTCCTGCCGGCGAAGTACCGTGAGGAGCTGGCGGAGGGTCTGGTGATCACCAAAGGCCAGGAGCGTTGCCTCTACCTCTTTCCCGTAGAGGAGTTCCAGCGCATAACCGAGGCTCTGCGCAACGCGCCGGTGACCGCCAAGGCGGTCCGTGACTACAGTCGCGTCCTCTTCGCCGGCGCATCCGACGAGGTCGCCGACAAGCAGGGGCGGATCACCGTTCCGCAGGCTCTGCGCGAATACGCCGGCCTGTGCCGTGACTGCGTGGTCATCGGAGCCAACACCCGGCTGGAGATCTGGGACGCGCACGCCTGGAGCATCTATCTGGCCGACCAAGAGCAGGCTTTCGCCGATCTGTCGGAGGAGGTGCTGCCAGGGATTTTGTGA
- the rsmH gene encoding 16S rRNA (cytosine(1402)-N(4))-methyltransferase RsmH gives MRAENHNHDLHTPGGHVPVMLDRVLELLAPALARPAPVLVDANLGLGGHAEALLAAHPSLHLIGIDRDPTAIERSTARLAPYANRITLVRAVSDELSGVLADAGHPRVDAALFDLGVSSPQLDEAERGFAYSYDAPLDMRMDRDEELTAEIVVNTYPAAELIRILRDYGEERFAPRVAHLILKERAREAITSTKRLAEIVRTAIPAATRRTGGNPAKRTFQALRIEVNAELTALERALPAALDALTLGGRVVVLAYHSLEDRLTKQVITARTRDTGPVGLPVPLPAHQPRFALLTRGAELPSEEEVARNPRAASARCRAAERIREAVDEE, from the coding sequence ATGCGCGCCGAAAACCACAACCATGATCTCCATACGCCGGGGGGACACGTCCCCGTCATGCTCGACCGGGTGCTGGAGTTGCTCGCTCCGGCGCTGGCCCGCCCCGCCCCGGTGCTCGTCGACGCCAACCTCGGACTCGGCGGCCACGCCGAGGCACTGCTCGCCGCGCACCCCTCGCTCCATCTGATCGGGATCGACCGCGACCCCACCGCCATCGAGCGCTCCACGGCCAGGCTCGCGCCGTACGCGAATCGGATCACGCTGGTGCGCGCCGTCTCCGACGAGCTTTCCGGGGTGCTGGCCGACGCCGGCCACCCCCGCGTCGACGCCGCCCTGTTCGACCTGGGCGTCTCCTCGCCGCAGCTGGACGAGGCCGAGCGTGGTTTCGCCTACTCCTATGACGCGCCGCTGGACATGCGGATGGACCGTGACGAGGAGCTCACGGCCGAGATCGTGGTGAACACCTATCCGGCCGCCGAGCTGATCCGGATCCTGCGGGATTACGGAGAAGAACGATTCGCCCCGCGTGTCGCGCATCTAATTCTCAAGGAAAGGGCCAGGGAGGCCATAACGTCTACCAAGAGGCTTGCGGAGATCGTCCGGACGGCGATCCCCGCTGCTACCCGTAGGACAGGGGGAAACCCCGCTAAAAGGACTTTTCAGGCGTTGCGGATCGAGGTGAACGCGGAGTTGACGGCGCTGGAACGCGCGCTCCCAGCCGCGCTCGACGCATTGACGCTGGGCGGGCGCGTCGTCGTGCTCGCGTACCACTCCCTCGAAGACCGGCTGACAAAGCAGGTCATCACCGCGCGGACCAGGGACACCGGTCCTGTTGGCCTCCCTGTCCCGCTGCCGGCTCACCAGCCGCGGTTCGCGCTCCTGACGAGGGGGGCCGAGCTTCCGAGCGAAGAGGAGGTGGCCCGCAACCCGCGGGCGGCCTCTGCCCGGTGTCGGGCGGCAGAGAGGATCCGTGAGGCAGTTGACGAGGAGTGA
- a CDS encoding peptidoglycan D,D-transpeptidase FtsI family protein: MTGRGGGRPPRPPARPSAVLRLGNPRRRIGIGLMAMTFVLSIFAGRLIQLQGLDSKVYTAEAAKQRVQGEKLPARRGSITDVNGNELALTLEAREIFVDPSQVVAAQRDRVATVLAKELNEPKDPIAAKLADGTSHYAQVAAAVDPALAQRIMAYEFKGVGSKHRYRRDYPGGNLAGSLLGFVGTDGTGLAGLESTYDKLLAGRDGEQIIETGARGQRIPMTRSTLRAPVEGRDVRLTINRDVQWAAQKAISDQVQATGSRTGSAIVMDVQTGQVIAMANAPELDLRNWMDSPLEDRGNRSVTDVFEPGSTNKVITAAAALESGAVRPETLFTVPDRIRCADRVLKDSHPHATERLTFSGVVATSSNVGTILATQKIGDEKLHSMLQRFGFGAKPGSGLPGEEAGLLPDWKDWSGSQRCTIAYGQGISVTALQTASVYQTIANGGVRVTPQIVAGTTGENGAFTPSAPGKRTRVVGERTAREVAAMLEAAVSEQGTGNLAAIDGYRVAGKTGTAMRYDTKCQGYCGYTATFVGFAPVDKPRLVVLAVLQDPQQGYYGGEIAAPVFKQLMTFALKSGKIPPTGTRPSPVRIRAGR, translated from the coding sequence GTGACGGGACGTGGCGGCGGCAGGCCACCGCGGCCTCCGGCGCGCCCGTCCGCGGTACTGCGCCTGGGCAACCCCCGCAGGCGCATCGGTATCGGCCTGATGGCGATGACCTTCGTGCTGTCCATCTTCGCGGGGCGGCTCATCCAGCTCCAGGGCCTCGACTCGAAGGTCTACACCGCCGAGGCGGCCAAGCAACGCGTACAGGGTGAGAAGCTGCCCGCGAGAAGGGGCTCGATCACCGATGTCAACGGCAACGAGCTCGCGCTGACCCTGGAGGCGCGCGAGATCTTCGTGGACCCCTCGCAGGTCGTCGCCGCGCAGCGCGACCGGGTGGCCACGGTCCTGGCCAAGGAGCTGAACGAGCCCAAGGATCCGATCGCCGCCAAGCTGGCCGACGGCACCAGCCACTACGCGCAGGTCGCCGCGGCCGTCGACCCCGCGCTCGCCCAGCGGATCATGGCGTACGAGTTCAAGGGTGTCGGCAGCAAGCACCGCTACCGGCGTGACTACCCGGGCGGCAACCTGGCGGGCAGCCTGCTGGGTTTCGTCGGCACCGACGGCACGGGGCTGGCCGGGCTGGAGAGCACCTACGACAAGCTGCTCGCGGGCCGAGACGGCGAGCAGATCATCGAGACGGGCGCCAGGGGGCAGCGCATCCCGATGACCCGCAGCACCCTGCGGGCGCCCGTCGAGGGCAGGGACGTGCGGCTGACCATCAACCGCGACGTCCAGTGGGCCGCGCAGAAGGCGATCAGCGATCAGGTCCAGGCCACCGGGTCCCGCACCGGCAGTGCCATCGTGATGGACGTGCAGACCGGCCAGGTGATCGCCATGGCCAACGCGCCGGAGCTCGACCTGAGGAACTGGATGGACTCCCCGCTGGAGGACCGGGGCAACCGGTCGGTCACGGACGTGTTCGAACCGGGCAGCACCAACAAGGTCATCACCGCCGCGGCGGCACTGGAGTCGGGGGCCGTGCGGCCGGAGACCCTGTTCACCGTCCCCGACCGGATCAGGTGTGCCGACCGGGTGCTGAAGGACTCCCACCCGCATGCCACGGAGCGCCTGACCTTCTCGGGCGTCGTGGCGACGTCCAGCAACGTGGGCACGATCCTCGCCACCCAGAAGATCGGCGATGAGAAGCTCCACTCGATGCTCCAGCGCTTCGGTTTCGGCGCGAAACCCGGCAGCGGGCTGCCGGGAGAGGAGGCGGGGCTGCTGCCCGACTGGAAGGACTGGTCGGGCAGCCAGCGCTGCACGATCGCCTACGGCCAGGGCATCTCGGTGACGGCGCTTCAGACGGCGAGCGTCTACCAGACCATCGCCAACGGCGGGGTGCGCGTCACCCCGCAGATCGTGGCCGGTACGACCGGCGAGAACGGCGCGTTCACGCCGTCCGCGCCGGGTAAGCGGACCCGGGTGGTCGGTGAGCGTACGGCGAGGGAGGTCGCCGCCATGCTGGAGGCCGCCGTGAGCGAGCAGGGCACCGGCAACCTCGCCGCGATCGACGGCTACCGGGTGGCGGGCAAGACGGGTACCGCGATGCGCTATGACACCAAATGTCAGGGCTACTGCGGATATACCGCGACGTTTGTTGGTTTTGCGCCGGTGGACAAGCCCCGTCTGGTCGTCCTGGCGGTACTCCAGGACCCCCAGCAGGGCTACTACGGTGGGGAGATCGCCGCCCCGGTCTTCAAGCAGCTGATGACGTTCGCGTTGAAGAGCGGGAAGATTCCCCCGACCGGAACCCGGCCCTCCCCGGTGCGGATACGCGCAGGGAGGTGA
- a CDS encoding UDP-N-acetylmuramoyl-L-alanyl-D-glutamate--2,6-diaminopimelate ligase yields the protein MRPATSSPRPLSGLASLIGAPSGTSRAPLAAVSGITIDSRQVCRGDLYVALPGATAHGADFSAQALAAGAAAILTDEAGRQAAVATGLPVLVVPNPRRLLGQVSAWVYGNPAADVMVIGVTGTSGKSTTGFLLEAGLRAAGHRPGLIGGVEIHVGELRFAPKLTTPEASDLQGLFALMRERGVTAAAMEVSSHALALGRVDEVFYDVALFTNLSQDHLDFHRDLDDYFATKARLFTPEMSRVGVVNIDDAHGRELLGFAKIPMITFSAEGAVEADWRAVDVRLGPEGSTFKIVGPGGVEEAAAIALPGPFNVANALGAVVALVEAGVPLRAALTGIGTLAGVPGRMERVPGGEDFQAIVDYSHKPGAVESVLRSLREVTAGRLIVVLGCGGDRDRGKRPMMGEAAARLADVAILTSDNPRSEDPLRILAEMMDGVLGVSQDGRAHVIIEPDRAAAIDLAIGRAGFGDVVVVAGKGHEQGQYIGDQVLPFDDRQVVADAIVRRRNRIGRRSTYGE from the coding sequence ATGCGACCCGCAACCAGTTCACCCCGTCCGCTCTCCGGGCTGGCGAGCCTCATCGGCGCGCCCTCGGGCACGTCACGAGCGCCGCTTGCCGCGGTGTCCGGGATCACCATCGACTCGCGCCAGGTGTGTCGTGGAGATCTCTACGTCGCGCTGCCGGGGGCCACGGCCCACGGGGCCGACTTCTCCGCGCAGGCCCTCGCCGCGGGTGCCGCCGCGATCCTGACCGACGAGGCGGGCAGGCAGGCCGCGGTCGCGACCGGCCTGCCGGTCCTCGTCGTGCCCAACCCGCGCCGCCTGCTGGGACAGGTCTCCGCCTGGGTGTACGGCAATCCCGCGGCGGATGTGATGGTCATCGGCGTCACCGGCACCAGCGGCAAGTCCACCACCGGTTTCCTGCTGGAGGCCGGGCTGCGGGCCGCGGGACACCGGCCCGGGCTGATCGGGGGCGTGGAGATCCACGTCGGTGAGCTGCGCTTCGCGCCGAAGCTCACCACACCGGAGGCCAGCGACCTGCAGGGCCTGTTCGCCCTGATGCGCGAGCGGGGCGTCACCGCCGCGGCCATGGAGGTCTCCAGCCACGCGCTGGCGCTGGGCCGGGTCGACGAGGTGTTCTACGACGTGGCGCTGTTCACCAACCTGTCGCAGGACCACCTCGACTTCCACCGGGATCTCGACGACTACTTCGCGACGAAGGCCCGGTTGTTCACCCCCGAGATGAGCAGGGTGGGCGTCGTCAACATCGACGACGCCCACGGGCGGGAGCTCCTCGGCTTCGCGAAGATCCCGATGATCACCTTCTCCGCCGAGGGCGCCGTGGAGGCCGACTGGCGGGCGGTGGACGTGCGCCTGGGGCCCGAGGGCAGCACCTTCAAGATCGTGGGGCCCGGCGGCGTCGAGGAGGCCGCGGCGATCGCCCTGCCCGGCCCCTTCAACGTGGCCAACGCCCTGGGGGCCGTCGTCGCACTGGTGGAGGCCGGTGTGCCACTGCGAGCCGCGCTGACGGGCATAGGTACGCTGGCAGGAGTTCCGGGCCGGATGGAGCGGGTTCCCGGCGGGGAGGACTTCCAGGCCATCGTCGACTACTCGCACAAGCCCGGCGCGGTCGAGTCCGTTCTGCGCTCGCTGCGCGAGGTCACCGCGGGCAGGCTCATCGTGGTCCTCGGCTGCGGGGGTGACCGTGACCGTGGTAAACGCCCAATGATGGGAGAAGCCGCCGCAAGGCTGGCAGATGTGGCTATTCTCACCAGCGACAACCCCCGCTCTGAGGATCCTCTGCGGATCCTCGCGGAGATGATGGACGGAGTTCTCGGTGTGTCCCAGGACGGACGCGCACATGTGATCATTGAGCCTGATCGTGCTGCGGCCATCGACCTGGCCATCGGCCGGGCGGGTTTCGGCGACGTCGTCGTCGTGGCCGGCAAGGGTCACGAGCAGGGCCAGTACATCGGCGACCAGGTGCTTCCTTTCGATGACAGGCAGGTCGTGGCCGACGCGATCGTCAGGCGCCGGAACCGCATCGGGCGCCGAAGCACGTATGGAGAGTAG
- a CDS encoding UDP-N-acetylmuramoyl-tripeptide--D-alanyl-D-alanine ligase — protein sequence MIPLPLARIAEITSGALGGMADPRAVVRGPVVIDSRAVEPGSLFVAIKGERVDGHDFAAQAIEAGAVAVLAARAVDAPAVIVGDTVTALAGLATAVCAELPATTVIGITGSAGKTTTKDLLARLTARIGPTVAPVGSFNNEIGHPLTVLKADEDTRYLVLELSARDVGHIAHLTRIAPPRIGVVLNVGTAHLGVFGGKEEIARAKGELVEALPADGVAVLNVDDPLVAAMAGRTRARVTWYGRASGADIRAENVTVDGRGRASFTLRTPSGAAPVGLRLYGEHAVENALAAAAAAYELGLPVATIAEELSEAEPRSRWRMEVTDREDGVTVINDAYNANPDSMRAAFGALDALAGDRRRFAIIAALRELGEEGPALNEELGRLAGGAGLVGLFVVGPDAAPVLAGAEAAVRGADAPAASTGPTSHGEASHAGISHIGASPIGASPIGASPIGASRDAGGPPGAGEPPGTGSAARLSPVVAFGDAPAAGPRGVTRVSHAADAAQAGAELSALLAPGDVVLIKGPRAAGLERVAAALLGGDRR from the coding sequence ATGATCCCGTTGCCGCTGGCCAGAATCGCCGAGATCACCTCGGGGGCCCTCGGGGGCATGGCCGACCCACGCGCGGTGGTGCGAGGCCCGGTCGTCATCGACTCCCGCGCCGTCGAACCGGGGTCGCTGTTCGTCGCGATCAAGGGTGAACGGGTCGACGGGCACGACTTCGCCGCCCAGGCCATCGAGGCAGGGGCGGTCGCCGTGCTGGCCGCCCGGGCCGTCGACGCCCCCGCCGTCATCGTCGGCGACACCGTGACGGCCCTGGCCGGCCTGGCCACCGCCGTCTGCGCCGAACTGCCGGCGACCACGGTCATCGGCATCACCGGCTCGGCGGGCAAGACCACCACCAAGGATCTGCTGGCCAGGCTCACCGCCAGGATCGGTCCGACGGTCGCCCCCGTCGGATCGTTCAACAACGAGATCGGTCACCCGCTGACCGTGCTGAAGGCCGACGAGGACACCCGCTACCTGGTGCTGGAGCTCAGCGCACGCGACGTGGGGCACATCGCCCACCTGACCCGTATCGCCCCGCCGAGGATCGGCGTGGTCCTCAACGTCGGCACCGCCCACCTGGGTGTCTTCGGCGGCAAGGAGGAGATCGCCAGGGCCAAGGGCGAGCTGGTCGAGGCGCTGCCCGCCGACGGCGTCGCCGTGCTCAACGTCGACGACCCGCTGGTGGCCGCCATGGCCGGCCGCACCCGCGCCCGCGTCACCTGGTACGGCCGGGCCTCCGGCGCCGACATACGGGCCGAGAACGTGACCGTCGACGGCCGGGGGCGAGCCTCCTTCACGCTGCGCACCCCGTCCGGCGCCGCCCCGGTCGGCCTCCGCCTGTACGGCGAGCACGCGGTGGAGAACGCGCTGGCGGCCGCCGCGGCCGCCTACGAGCTCGGCCTGCCGGTCGCCACCATCGCCGAGGAGCTGTCGGAGGCCGAACCCCGTAGCCGCTGGCGGATGGAGGTCACCGACCGCGAGGACGGGGTGACCGTGATCAACGACGCCTACAACGCCAACCCCGACTCCATGCGCGCCGCCTTCGGCGCCCTGGACGCGCTCGCGGGGGATCGCCGACGCTTCGCGATCATCGCCGCCCTGCGCGAGCTGGGCGAGGAGGGTCCCGCGCTCAACGAGGAGCTGGGCCGGCTGGCCGGGGGCGCGGGTCTCGTGGGCCTGTTCGTCGTCGGCCCCGACGCCGCCCCGGTCCTGGCCGGGGCGGAGGCCGCCGTACGGGGGGCCGACGCCCCCGCCGCGTCTACCGGACCGACCTCGCATGGAGAGGCCTCGCACGCGGGGATCTCGCACATAGGGGCCTCGCCCATAGGGGCCTCGCCCATAGGGGCCTCGCCCATAGGGGCCTCGCGCGATGCGGGAGGCCCGCCGGGCGCGGGAGAGCCGCCGGGCACCGGTTCGGCGGCCCGCCTCTCGCCCGTCGTCGCCTTCGGTGACGCCCCGGCGGCGGGGCCCCGGGGCGTCACCCGGGTCTCGCACGCCGCCGACGCGGCACAGGCGGGCGCGGAGCTGTCGGCGCTCCTGGCCCCCGGCGACGTCGTGCTCATCAAGGGACCGCGCGCCGCGGGCCTCGAACGCGTGGCCGCGGCGCTGCTCGGGGGTGATCGCCGATGA